A window of [Ruminococcus] lactaris ATCC 29176 genomic DNA:
TAAAGAAACGAAACAGATTAAATCAAAAAAATCATAATATAGCACATATCGTTACGAAATAAAAAACGGCTACAGAGCCCATGTTTACTGGGTTTGTAGCCATTTTTATCTTTCCAACTGTCAAAGATGGGAGTATAGCATAAAACTTCTCGCATTGCAAGGATTTTTTTCTTACATTGATATCCATCCAAACACATTTGCGATGGAACTGATCAAAATCACAAGAATGCAGAGAGGTGCAAGATATTTCAGGAAAAAGTGATACAATTTTTTCCGCTTAAATGCTGAAGACAGCTCGATCTCTTTGTCCATTTTCTCAAATCCAACCACCCTCACGATCAAAAGACAGGTCGCCAGTGCTGCAATCGGCATCATCACCGAATTGGTAAGGAAATCAAAGAAATCCAGGAACTGCATTCCCAGGATTCTGACTGAATCCCAGACTCCATATCCCATTGATGAGGCTGTTCCGATCACCAGCATAACTCCTGCCATCAGCAGACAACATTTCCAACGTTTCCAGTGAAGTTCATCTTCCAGTGTGGATACGCTTGTCTCCAGCAGGGAAATCGCACTGGTAAGTGCCGCAAATAAGAACATCAGGAAAAAGACGATCCCAACAACAGTTCCTACTCCCATACTTGAAAATACTTTTGGCAATGTAATAAATGTCAATGACGGGCCTGCCTGCAGTGTCTCCATATCTCCGCCTGAGAAAGCAAACACCGACGGAATAATCATAAGTCCTGCAAGAAGTGCCACACCTGTATCAAAAACCTCCACCTGGGTTGTACTTTTCTCAATGTCCACTTCTTTTCCAATATAAGAGCCATAAGTATACAGGATTCCCATGGCGATGGAAAGAGAATAGAACATCTGACCCATGGCTGCCACAACTGTCATCATAGAGAAATGTTCCAGATTCGGGATCAGAAAATACTTGATTCCTTCCACTGCTCCCGGTCTTGTAACCGAATAAACTGCAACCACAACTGCCAGCACGATCATCATGGGCATCATCACCCTGGAGACTCTCTCAACTCCATTTTTCACCCCTGCCAGAATAACTGCAAATACAAGCACCGCAAATACAAAGAACCAGAATTCCACTTTCCCGGAAGAAGTGATAAACTCTGTAAAATATCCGTCCTTTGCCAGTGTCTCCGAATTTCCACGCAGATATTCAAAAAGGTATTTCAGCACCCAGCCACCGATCACACTATAATATGGAACGATCAGCATTGGGATCACTGCATTGATCCATCCA
This region includes:
- a CDS encoding sodium-dependent transporter produces the protein MEKVSKKKGKEEKPDVRGKFSGRIGYVLAVAGSAVGLGNIWRFPYLAAKYGGGMFLLVYLILMLTFGYVMIMSETTLGRMTKKSPVGAFGTFGKKKFLKFGGWINAVIPMLIVPYYSVIGGWVLKYLFEYLRGNSETLAKDGYFTEFITSSGKVEFWFFVFAVLVFAVILAGVKNGVERVSRVMMPMMIVLAVVVAVYSVTRPGAVEGIKYFLIPNLEHFSMMTVVAAMGQMFYSLSIAMGILYTYGSYIGKEVDIEKSTTQVEVFDTGVALLAGLMIIPSVFAFSGGDMETLQAGPSLTFITLPKVFSSMGVGTVVGIVFFLMFLFAALTSAISLLETSVSTLEDELHWKRWKCCLLMAGVMLVIGTASSMGYGVWDSVRILGMQFLDFFDFLTNSVMMPIAALATCLLIVRVVGFEKMDKEIELSSAFKRKKLYHFFLKYLAPLCILVILISSIANVFGWISM